Proteins encoded in a region of the Teredinibacter purpureus genome:
- a CDS encoding YggT family protein: MNPWIEIVVLVIDTLASLYLSFVVLRFLLQVARADFYNQFSQAIVKVTNPLLIPLRKVIPGAGGIDIASIVLALLLQLVIGELLAIIVAQQWINPLQMTLWGLIGLLKLSTYIAYICLIVLVVTSFIAPHSSHPALVLVRQLMDPILNPVKRIIPPMGGLDFSVLFVFLGLTVLQKMLDIFASNVGLVPLVVIGY; encoded by the coding sequence ATGAATCCTTGGATCGAAATAGTGGTTCTTGTCATCGATACGCTTGCGTCACTGTACCTATCTTTTGTGGTCTTACGCTTTCTATTGCAAGTTGCGCGGGCCGATTTTTATAATCAATTTTCACAGGCTATTGTGAAAGTCACCAATCCATTGCTTATTCCGTTACGCAAGGTTATTCCCGGCGCGGGAGGCATAGACATAGCCTCTATAGTGCTCGCACTGTTACTGCAGCTGGTAATCGGAGAATTACTGGCCATTATTGTTGCGCAACAATGGATCAACCCGCTCCAGATGACCCTTTGGGGGCTGATAGGGCTACTAAAATTATCAACCTATATTGCCTACATTTGCCTTATTGTTTTAGTTGTCACCAGCTTTATTGCTCCCCACAGCAGCCACCCCGCTCTAGTATTGGTTCGCCAACTCATGGACCCTATACTGAACCCCGTTAAACGGATTATTCCGCCTATGGGTGGGCTTGATTTCTCCGTGCTTTTTGTATTTTTGGGCCTCACCGTGCTGCAAAAAATGCTCGATATTTTTGCCAGCAATGTTGGCCTGGTACCACTTGTAGTAATCGGATACTAA
- a CDS encoding type IV pilus twitching motility protein PilT: protein MDITELLAFSAKQGASDLHLSAGLPPMIRVDGDVRRINLPPMEHKQVHGLIYEIMNDKQRKDYEEFLETDFSFEVPGVARFRVNAFNQNRGSAAVFRTIPSKVLTMEELGMGQVFRDVSSVPRGLVLVTGPTGSGKSTTLAAMIDYINENKYHHVLTIEDPIEFVHESKKCLVNQREVHRDTHGFAEALRSALREDPDIILVGEMRDLETIRLALTAAETGHLVFGTLHTTSAAKTIDRIVDVFPANEKSMVRSMLSESLEAVVSQTLMKRAGGGRVAAHEIMRGTPAIRNLIREDKVAQMYSAIQTGSALGMQTMDQCLADLVERRIVNRDVAKEKAKMPESF, encoded by the coding sequence ATGGATATTACTGAATTACTGGCTTTTTCCGCCAAACAGGGCGCTTCGGATTTACACCTTTCCGCAGGCCTTCCACCGATGATTCGTGTCGACGGGGATGTACGTCGAATTAACTTGCCGCCAATGGAGCATAAGCAGGTTCACGGATTAATCTATGAGATTATGAACGACAAACAGCGTAAGGACTACGAAGAGTTTCTGGAAACGGACTTTTCGTTCGAAGTTCCTGGCGTTGCGCGTTTTCGAGTGAATGCATTTAATCAAAATCGCGGTTCTGCGGCGGTGTTTCGTACGATTCCCTCTAAAGTTCTCACAATGGAAGAGTTAGGAATGGGGCAAGTCTTTCGCGATGTATCGTCGGTGCCGCGTGGTCTCGTATTGGTTACAGGCCCTACGGGTTCGGGTAAATCTACAACGCTGGCGGCCATGATTGATTATATCAACGAGAATAAATACCACCACGTACTTACCATTGAAGATCCCATTGAATTTGTGCACGAAAGTAAAAAATGCCTAGTGAACCAGCGGGAAGTACACCGTGATACCCATGGTTTCGCCGAAGCCTTGCGCTCTGCTTTACGAGAAGATCCCGATATTATTCTTGTGGGCGAGATGCGAGATCTTGAAACGATTAGGCTGGCGCTGACGGCAGCCGAAACCGGGCATTTGGTTTTTGGCACATTGCACACTACTTCGGCGGCAAAAACCATCGACCGAATTGTTGATGTTTTTCCTGCTAATGAGAAATCTATGGTGCGTTCGATGCTATCGGAATCGTTGGAAGCGGTTGTTTCACAGACGTTAATGAAGCGAGCTGGGGGCGGCAGAGTGGCCGCGCATGAAATTATGCGCGGTACACCGGCGATTCGAAACCTGATTCGCGAAGATAAAGTGGCTCAAATGTACTCAGCAATTCAAACAGGTAGTGCATTGGGGATGCAAACGATGGATCAGTGTTTGGCGGATCTCGTTGAGCGTCGAATTGTGAATCGGGATGTAGCTAAAGAAAAAGCGAAAATGCCAGAGAGTTTCTAG
- the gshB gene encoding glutathione synthase, whose amino-acid sequence MDPIATIRYHKDTTLALLLAAQERGHTLYYMEIQDLHLDQGKACAKISPLTVHEDALKWYQLGESVIRELSELDVVLMRKDPPFDNQYIYATYILESAEKLGTLIVNKPRSLRDCNEKVFATEFPQCCPPVLVARDAELLRSFHEQHSDVIFKPLDGMGGTGIFRCRKDDPNVSVILEMLTETGESFIMAQKFIPDISNGDKRVLVVNGEAIPYCLARIPAKGETRGNLAAGGRGVAQPLSDRDRWIVAQVAPALVERGLMFVGLDIIGDYLTEINVTSPTCVREIDNAYNTNIGATLIAAIEAKRTP is encoded by the coding sequence ATGGACCCCATTGCCACCATTCGCTATCACAAGGATACAACACTAGCCCTTCTATTAGCGGCGCAGGAACGGGGGCACACCCTGTATTATATGGAAATTCAAGATTTACACCTTGATCAAGGCAAAGCTTGCGCCAAAATTTCTCCGCTTACGGTACACGAAGATGCGCTCAAGTGGTACCAACTAGGTGAAAGCGTCATACGCGAGCTCAGTGAACTTGATGTTGTGCTTATGCGAAAAGACCCGCCTTTCGACAACCAATATATTTACGCTACCTACATTTTAGAGAGCGCGGAAAAGCTGGGTACTTTAATTGTTAACAAACCACGGAGCCTACGTGACTGTAACGAAAAGGTATTCGCTACTGAATTTCCACAGTGCTGTCCACCCGTTTTAGTCGCCCGAGACGCTGAACTTTTACGCAGCTTTCATGAACAGCATAGCGATGTTATCTTCAAACCGCTGGACGGAATGGGCGGAACGGGAATATTCCGCTGCCGAAAGGACGACCCGAACGTCAGTGTTATTTTAGAAATGCTCACCGAGACGGGTGAAAGCTTTATCATGGCGCAGAAATTCATTCCCGACATCAGCAATGGTGATAAGCGAGTACTCGTAGTAAACGGTGAAGCGATTCCCTACTGCCTTGCAAGAATTCCCGCAAAAGGAGAAACACGCGGTAATTTAGCCGCCGGTGGACGAGGTGTCGCTCAACCACTCAGTGATCGAGATCGCTGGATTGTCGCTCAAGTTGCGCCTGCACTGGTCGAAAGAGGCTTGATGTTTGTCGGTTTGGATATTATTGGCGATTACCTCACCGAAATTAATGTCACCAGCCCCACTTGCGTGAGAGAAATCGATAACGCTTACAACACAAATATTGGTGCCACCTTAATTGCCGCCATTGAAGCAAAACGAACCCCTTAA
- a CDS encoding chemotaxis protein CheW — protein MSRSAYQALTELVVKCRESARGLPAQRDSAPRWSGIGFSIMGQKFVAPMSHVAELMEVPGSTRLPGVHSWVIGLSNVRGRLLPLFDLPHFFGGVITSSKKNHRVLVLETDELYSGIVVDMAFGMQHFTSDSYGECTAILPESMEGFVDGSYRDSDDNLWPVFSMAKLASDSRFNNAAVV, from the coding sequence GTGAGTAGGTCGGCTTATCAAGCGCTTACTGAGCTCGTTGTAAAGTGTCGAGAATCGGCGCGTGGCCTTCCCGCTCAGAGAGATTCTGCTCCACGTTGGAGTGGCATTGGTTTTTCTATTATGGGGCAAAAATTTGTTGCTCCCATGAGTCATGTCGCCGAACTAATGGAAGTTCCGGGGTCTACCCGCTTGCCGGGCGTACATTCTTGGGTTATTGGCCTTTCTAATGTTCGTGGTCGCTTGTTGCCGCTTTTCGATTTGCCGCATTTTTTCGGTGGTGTCATTACCAGTAGCAAAAAAAATCATCGCGTATTAGTGCTGGAAACCGACGAGCTATACAGCGGTATTGTCGTTGATATGGCGTTTGGTATGCAGCACTTTACCTCCGACAGTTATGGTGAGTGCACCGCGATTCTGCCAGAAAGTATGGAAGGCTTTGTCGACGGTTCATATCGCGACTCAGATGATAACCTCTGGCCTGTATTCAGTATGGCGAAGCTAGCCTCTGACTCTAGATTTAACAACGCAGCTGTCGTTTAA
- the metX gene encoding homoserine O-succinyltransferase MetX, translating into MPESLPENSVGLVEPHTYHFDEPLSLACGRDLDSYDLVVEMYGTLNANKSNAILICHALSGHHHAAGYHSMEDRKAGWWDHYIGPNKPLDTNKFCIVSLNNLGGCHGSTGPTSPNPATGKPWGADFPNLRVRDWVNSQARLADRMGIQKWAAVVGGSMGGMQAMRWALEFPERLDHCVVIAAAMKLTAQNIAFNHAARQAILTDPEYHQGNYITEDTVPTRGLSIARMIAHLTYLSDDGMGKKFGRDLRSGSFEQGIEAPVEFQIESYLRYQGETFSKVFDANTYVLMTRALDYFDLAREYDDNPVTAFKNALCKFLIISFTSDWRFSPERSKEMVNALIRADRDVVYGEVESSFGHDAFLVPDQPRYWDLFTRYMEKIEVTQ; encoded by the coding sequence ATGCCAGAATCACTGCCAGAAAACTCCGTCGGACTTGTAGAACCCCACACCTATCACTTTGACGAACCACTGTCTTTAGCCTGTGGCCGAGATCTCGACAGCTATGATCTCGTGGTCGAAATGTACGGCACACTCAACGCAAACAAATCAAATGCCATTCTTATTTGTCACGCACTTTCCGGCCATCACCACGCTGCTGGCTACCACAGCATGGAAGACCGCAAAGCCGGTTGGTGGGACCACTATATTGGCCCCAACAAACCTTTAGATACGAATAAATTTTGTATTGTTTCGCTAAACAACCTCGGCGGCTGCCATGGCTCCACCGGCCCTACATCCCCAAACCCTGCAACGGGTAAACCCTGGGGTGCAGACTTCCCCAATTTACGCGTACGCGACTGGGTAAATTCTCAAGCACGACTCGCCGACCGCATGGGCATCCAAAAATGGGCCGCAGTTGTCGGTGGCAGCATGGGGGGAATGCAAGCCATGCGCTGGGCGCTAGAGTTTCCAGAGCGGCTCGACCATTGTGTTGTGATAGCCGCGGCAATGAAACTTACCGCTCAAAACATTGCCTTTAACCATGCCGCACGGCAAGCTATTTTGACAGACCCTGAGTATCATCAGGGCAATTACATTACCGAAGACACCGTACCCACTCGTGGCCTATCGATTGCCCGAATGATTGCTCACCTTACCTACTTATCCGACGACGGCATGGGTAAAAAATTCGGTCGAGATTTACGCTCCGGCTCGTTTGAGCAAGGCATAGAAGCACCTGTCGAATTTCAAATTGAAAGTTATTTACGATACCAAGGTGAAACTTTCTCCAAAGTTTTTGATGCAAACACTTACGTTTTAATGACACGCGCGCTGGATTATTTTGATCTAGCCCGTGAATACGACGACAACCCCGTCACAGCCTTCAAAAATGCACTGTGCAAATTTTTAATTATTTCATTCACCTCGGACTGGCGTTTTTCGCCAGAAAGATCAAAAGAAATGGTAAATGCTTTAATACGCGCTGACCGCGACGTGGTTTACGGTGAAGTAGAATCCTCTTTTGGGCACGACGCTTTTTTAGTCCCCGATCAACCGCGATATTGGGATTTGTTTACCCGGTATATGGAAAAAATTGAGGTGACTCAATAA
- the proC gene encoding pyrroline-5-carboxylate reductase: protein MSESATATTSAAPTIAFIGAGNMASSIIGGLVANGHPSTNIIASDPTVGALQTLADTYGIQTTTDNAVAVKQSDVVVLSIKPQIMQIVCESIVDYISPETLTISIAAGINCASLKLWLHKKQAIVRCMPNTPALVQAGASALFANKRVSEAQKTIAEHILAAVGTVNWVAAETDIDAVTAVSGSGPAYFFLLIEAMIDAGVKQGLSRETATTLASQTAFGAAKLALNSEVDVAELRRRVTSPNGTTAEAIASFEENDFRSIVENAMLACADRSRELAKELG from the coding sequence ATGTCAGAATCAGCAACCGCGACAACTTCAGCCGCTCCCACCATAGCCTTTATTGGCGCCGGTAATATGGCTAGCAGCATTATTGGCGGCTTGGTAGCCAACGGTCACCCTTCGACCAATATAATCGCCAGCGACCCCACTGTGGGCGCATTGCAAACACTTGCCGACACCTACGGCATTCAAACCACCACTGACAACGCCGTAGCAGTTAAGCAATCCGACGTTGTGGTGTTATCCATCAAGCCCCAAATTATGCAAATTGTTTGCGAATCGATCGTCGATTACATTTCACCAGAAACACTGACCATCTCGATTGCGGCAGGCATTAATTGCGCAAGCCTGAAACTTTGGCTGCACAAAAAGCAAGCTATTGTGCGGTGTATGCCCAATACACCCGCTCTTGTCCAAGCCGGCGCAAGTGCACTATTTGCCAACAAGCGTGTGAGCGAAGCACAAAAGACTATAGCCGAGCATATTCTGGCCGCAGTAGGTACCGTAAACTGGGTTGCAGCTGAAACCGATATTGACGCCGTTACGGCAGTTTCAGGTAGCGGCCCTGCTTACTTCTTCTTGCTCATCGAAGCGATGATTGACGCCGGCGTAAAGCAAGGGCTTAGCCGAGAAACAGCCACAACCCTTGCAAGCCAAACCGCTTTTGGTGCGGCCAAACTCGCTTTAAACAGTGAGGTTGATGTTGCTGAACTGCGCCGCAGGGTAACGTCACCAAACGGTACTACTGCCGAGGCAATTGCCTCTTTTGAAGAAAACGACTTCCGCTCAATTGTCGAAAACGCCATGCTCGCTTGCGCTGACCGCTCACGCGAACTCGCCAAAGAATTAGGTTAA
- a CDS encoding energy transducer TonB, whose translation MATYSETTSGDRLSFTLFLAAAVHAMLIFGISFTLDRGQKVAPTLNITLSTHRDTVAPDKADFLAQHNQQGSGTGAEIKELTTIAPSEIADTNIREINPIAQQKAMTQSRSATQLLASTHAQERKVAQQTDPDRDVHSEEKTGETFDAPLANPELASLQAQLDKLKQAEARKPRVRRLISVATKSSHDAAYLNKWQQDIIQVGNSNFPEEALDKAIFGYLRMAVLVNRDGTVENIEILQSSGHRILDDAAQQIVRLAAPFSRFPPEIQKNADQLEIIRTWKFEITGLSTTQ comes from the coding sequence ATGGCCACTTATTCAGAAACGACAAGCGGAGACCGCCTAAGTTTTACGCTATTTTTGGCCGCTGCCGTCCACGCTATGCTTATTTTTGGCATCAGCTTTACGCTCGACAGGGGTCAGAAGGTCGCGCCTACGCTCAATATCACCCTGTCTACTCACAGAGATACGGTGGCGCCAGACAAAGCCGACTTTCTAGCGCAACACAACCAACAGGGTAGCGGCACGGGCGCTGAAATCAAAGAGCTCACCACAATCGCTCCTTCAGAAATTGCTGACACCAATATTCGCGAGATCAACCCAATTGCCCAACAAAAAGCAATGACGCAGAGCCGTAGCGCCACTCAGTTGCTTGCCTCTACGCACGCACAAGAACGAAAAGTTGCACAACAGACCGACCCAGACCGAGACGTTCATAGCGAAGAAAAAACAGGAGAAACGTTCGACGCCCCTCTCGCCAATCCTGAACTTGCAAGCCTACAAGCACAGCTAGACAAGTTAAAGCAGGCTGAAGCACGCAAACCTAGGGTTAGACGGCTTATTTCGGTTGCAACCAAATCCTCTCACGATGCAGCCTATCTGAATAAATGGCAGCAAGATATCATCCAGGTGGGCAACAGTAACTTCCCAGAAGAAGCCTTGGACAAAGCGATATTTGGCTATTTGCGTATGGCGGTATTAGTCAATCGCGACGGTACTGTCGAAAATATTGAAATCCTACAGTCGTCGGGCCACAGAATACTCGACGACGCCGCCCAACAAATTGTTCGCCTCGCAGCACCTTTCAGCCGCTTCCCGCCTGAAATCCAGAAAAATGCCGATCAACTCGAAATTATTCGCACATGGAAATTTGAGATTACAGGGTTAAGCACTACCCAGTAA
- the pilG gene encoding twitching motility response regulator PilG, with protein sequence MDVNLEHLKVMVIDDSKTIRRTAETLLKKVGCTVVTATDGFDALAKIADTRPSIIFVDIMMPRLDGYQTCALIKNNSEFKSTPVIMLSSKDGLFDKAKGRIVGSDQYLTKPFSKGELIGAIETHVKVARAS encoded by the coding sequence ATGGACGTCAATCTTGAACACTTGAAAGTGATGGTTATTGATGACAGTAAAACCATCCGTCGAACGGCCGAAACATTGTTGAAAAAGGTCGGTTGTACAGTGGTTACGGCCACTGATGGCTTCGATGCCTTAGCGAAGATCGCAGACACCCGGCCCAGTATTATTTTTGTGGATATTATGATGCCTCGCCTTGATGGCTATCAGACTTGCGCGTTAATTAAAAATAATAGCGAATTTAAATCGACACCCGTAATAATGCTATCGAGTAAAGATGGCCTTTTTGATAAAGCCAAAGGTCGTATCGTTGGTTCAGATCAATACTTAACAAAACCATTCAGCAAGGGTGAGCTGATTGGCGCTATCGAGACCCACGTAAAAGTGGCTCGAGCCAGCTAA
- a CDS encoding PilT/PilU family type 4a pilus ATPase: MDLDRLLSLMVEKGASDLFITAGVPPSMKLHGKILPVTSTPMSPEKSRETVLSVMNEKQRKEFMETKELNFAISARGVGRFRASAFYQRNLAGMVLRRIETQIPKIDDLGLPESIKELAMVKRGLVLFVGATGTGKSTSLAAMIGHRNRNSKGHIISIEDPIEFIHQHQGCVITQREVGIDTASFEVALKNTLRQAPDVILIGEVRSRETMDHAIAFAETGHLCLATLHANNANQALDRIIHFFPADRHSQLWMDLSLNLRAIVAQQLIPTPDGQGRRACLEIFLNTPLAQDLVRKGQVHELKELMKKSTELGMQTYDQALFELYDAGEITYEDALSHADSPNDLRLMIKLGSESDADYLSNAADELTIQDDEGSRSRRF; encoded by the coding sequence ATGGATTTAGATCGTTTGTTATCGTTGATGGTTGAAAAAGGCGCATCAGATTTGTTTATTACTGCAGGTGTGCCGCCGTCAATGAAGTTGCACGGCAAAATTTTGCCGGTAACCTCAACGCCAATGTCACCCGAAAAATCGCGTGAGACGGTGTTGAGCGTGATGAACGAAAAGCAACGAAAGGAATTCATGGAAACAAAAGAGCTCAACTTCGCGATTAGCGCGCGCGGTGTGGGCCGTTTTCGTGCCAGTGCATTTTATCAGCGTAATTTGGCTGGCATGGTTTTGCGGCGTATTGAAACTCAAATTCCTAAAATTGATGATTTGGGCCTGCCAGAATCTATCAAAGAACTTGCAATGGTTAAGCGTGGATTGGTGTTATTTGTGGGCGCCACGGGGACGGGTAAGTCGACGTCTTTGGCTGCCATGATTGGGCATCGAAATAGAAACTCTAAAGGCCATATTATTTCAATCGAAGACCCAATTGAGTTTATACATCAGCACCAGGGGTGTGTTATTACCCAGCGAGAGGTTGGTATTGATACCGCCTCGTTTGAGGTCGCGCTGAAAAATACGCTACGCCAGGCTCCCGACGTTATCTTAATTGGGGAGGTTCGTTCGCGCGAAACGATGGATCATGCCATTGCGTTTGCGGAAACAGGGCACCTCTGTTTGGCAACATTGCATGCGAATAATGCGAACCAAGCGTTGGATCGTATTATTCATTTTTTCCCTGCGGACAGGCATTCGCAGCTATGGATGGATTTATCGCTTAACTTGCGTGCAATTGTTGCACAGCAACTGATACCGACGCCCGACGGGCAAGGGCGAAGAGCCTGTTTGGAGATCTTTTTGAATACACCTCTAGCGCAGGATTTAGTGCGTAAAGGGCAGGTGCATGAGTTGAAAGAGTTGATGAAAAAATCGACTGAACTGGGGATGCAAACATATGATCAGGCGCTGTTTGAACTCTACGATGCGGGTGAAATTACGTATGAAGATGCACTTTCTCACGCAGATTCGCCCAATGATCTTCGGTTGATGATTAAGTTAGGTTCTGAAAGTGACGCAGATTACCTCTCAAATGCGGCTGATGAGCTTACTATTCAGGACGATGAGGGGAGCCGTTCTCGCCGTTTCTAG
- a CDS encoding YggS family pyridoxal phosphate-dependent enzyme — MHNIVDKITEVNTRIEKAALIANRNSQDITLLAVSKRQPDQHLLEAYSAGLRHFGENYVQEAIAKIERLHLKQAIWHFIGPIQSNKTKVIAEHFHWVHSVDRLKIAQRLNDQRNPARGPLNICLQINIDNEANKAGINIEHASELALQMTTLHNLRLRGLMTIPQNSVTPAQSCDAFNRMQTLFQQLKTHQPLAHMDTLSMGMSTDMEPAISQGSTIVRVGTALFGPRSGP; from the coding sequence ATGCACAACATAGTCGACAAGATAACCGAAGTTAACACACGAATTGAAAAAGCGGCATTGATTGCCAATAGAAATTCGCAAGACATCACACTATTAGCCGTAAGCAAGCGTCAGCCTGACCAGCACTTACTAGAGGCTTATAGTGCTGGTTTGCGACACTTTGGTGAAAACTACGTACAAGAGGCCATCGCTAAGATTGAACGCCTGCACTTAAAGCAGGCTATTTGGCACTTTATTGGCCCCATCCAAAGCAACAAGACCAAAGTGATCGCTGAACATTTTCATTGGGTGCACTCAGTGGACCGTTTGAAAATCGCTCAACGCCTAAACGATCAGCGCAACCCTGCTCGAGGCCCCTTAAATATATGCTTACAAATCAATATTGATAACGAAGCCAATAAGGCGGGTATCAATATTGAACACGCAAGCGAGCTTGCCCTTCAAATGACAACACTCCACAACCTACGCTTGCGCGGGCTAATGACTATTCCTCAAAATAGCGTAACACCAGCGCAGTCGTGCGATGCCTTTAACCGCATGCAAACGCTCTTTCAACAACTGAAAACACATCAGCCCCTCGCCCACATGGACACCCTCTCTATGGGGATGTCTACAGATATGGAGCCCGCTATATCGCAAGGCTCTACGATCGTACGCGTGGGTACCGCCCTGTTTGGGCCGCGATCTGGGCCATAA
- a CDS encoding lipid-binding SYLF domain-containing protein, with protein sequence MTYHLSKLCLLTLTALALSGCVTLHNGTTKAEKQQAILQMKNETLSQLFKLKPHTRSQLNAAPGYAVFSNANVNLVLASFGGGYGVVKNMSTDQHTYMNMGEVGVGFGFGAKDFRIIMVFDSAEVMNKFIEQGWLFGGQADAAAKASDKGAAVGGEAVVNGITVYQLTETGLALQATVKGTKFWKASDLN encoded by the coding sequence ATGACATATCACTTAAGCAAGCTTTGCTTACTTACCCTTACCGCGCTTGCCTTAAGCGGATGCGTGACCCTTCATAACGGCACAACAAAGGCCGAAAAACAGCAAGCCATCTTGCAAATGAAGAATGAGACCTTATCTCAACTATTCAAACTAAAACCACACACTCGGTCACAGCTAAACGCCGCCCCCGGTTACGCAGTTTTTAGCAACGCCAACGTGAACTTAGTACTAGCCAGTTTTGGCGGCGGATATGGTGTGGTTAAAAATATGTCGACGGACCAACACACCTATATGAATATGGGTGAAGTCGGTGTCGGTTTTGGCTTTGGTGCTAAAGATTTTCGTATCATCATGGTCTTTGATAGCGCAGAAGTGATGAACAAGTTTATTGAACAAGGGTGGCTCTTTGGAGGGCAAGCCGATGCAGCCGCCAAAGCATCTGATAAAGGCGCCGCCGTAGGCGGTGAAGCGGTAGTGAACGGCATCACCGTCTATCAGCTCACGGAGACAGGTCTCGCATTACAAGCTACCGTTAAAGGGACTAAATTCTGGAAGGCCAGCGACCTTAACTAA
- the ruvX gene encoding Holliday junction resolvase RuvX, giving the protein MLNTKPQSILAFDFGTRSIGVASGQTLTQSAGELPALRAKEGIPDWLELEALLTEWKPDIVVVGLPVNMDGSEMEMTRRARKFGNRINGRFGYTVAFTDERLSTHEAKAQAAKAGHKGNYREKPIDSLAARIILEGWLNEHPLISAD; this is encoded by the coding sequence ATGCTTAACACTAAACCCCAGTCAATTCTCGCCTTCGATTTTGGTACACGCAGCATAGGTGTTGCATCAGGCCAAACACTTACTCAGTCAGCGGGGGAACTTCCAGCACTGAGAGCCAAAGAAGGTATTCCCGACTGGCTAGAACTGGAAGCTCTTTTAACCGAATGGAAGCCAGATATAGTGGTGGTCGGCTTGCCGGTTAACATGGACGGCAGCGAGATGGAGATGACACGTAGAGCGAGAAAATTTGGCAACAGAATAAACGGGCGCTTTGGCTACACCGTAGCCTTTACTGATGAACGCTTATCCACGCACGAAGCCAAAGCGCAAGCAGCCAAAGCTGGCCACAAAGGCAACTACCGCGAAAAACCTATAGACTCTCTAGCGGCTCGCATTATTCTGGAGGGATGGCTAAACGAACACCCGCTGATAAGTGCCGATTAA
- the pilH gene encoding twitching motility response regulator PilH produces the protein MAKVLIVDDSPTETYKLTGMLEKNGHTVITAVNGEEGVATAKAEIPDIILMDIVMPGLNGFQATRQLSKAAETSHIPVIIVTTKDQETDRVWGMRQGAKAYLTKPIDEKELFSTITKVGG, from the coding sequence ATGGCCAAAGTACTGATTGTTGACGACTCGCCAACAGAAACTTATAAATTAACGGGAATGCTGGAAAAAAACGGCCACACCGTGATTACCGCCGTTAATGGCGAAGAGGGTGTTGCCACAGCGAAAGCTGAAATTCCCGACATAATTCTAATGGATATTGTAATGCCCGGCTTGAATGGGTTTCAGGCGACTCGTCAGTTGAGCAAAGCCGCTGAAACGTCCCATATCCCCGTTATTATTGTAACCACCAAAGATCAAGAAACGGATCGCGTTTGGGGAATGCGTCAGGGCGCTAAGGCGTATCTAACCAAACCTATCGATGAGAAAGAATTGTTCTCCACTATTACTAAGGTGGGCGGCTAA
- a CDS encoding YqgE/AlgH family protein, producing MQENPWNTSEHPESLIESPDSLRDHFLIAMPALTDSIFSHSVTYICDHSDQGAMGIVINHPLELKLSDVFDQLDIDYQPPLGLPRVLAGGPVNTQRGFVLHRDEGIWESTLRITSEISLTASRDIVTAIAKDEGPKHAQFALGYAGWAPGQLEEEINDNAWLVVRADTGIIFDTPVEERWGATAKQLGIDLNLISSTAGHA from the coding sequence ATGCAAGAGAACCCTTGGAACACCTCAGAACACCCCGAAAGCTTAATCGAGAGCCCCGATAGCTTGCGCGATCACTTTTTGATAGCCATGCCCGCTCTCACAGACTCCATCTTTTCGCATTCTGTTACCTATATCTGCGATCACAGTGATCAGGGCGCAATGGGTATAGTGATCAATCACCCCCTTGAACTAAAGCTCAGCGATGTATTCGATCAGCTGGATATCGATTACCAACCCCCGCTAGGGCTCCCTCGCGTGCTAGCCGGCGGCCCAGTTAACACGCAACGTGGCTTCGTTCTCCATCGTGATGAAGGAATCTGGGAGTCAACACTGCGTATCACCTCAGAAATAAGCCTTACCGCTTCCCGCGATATCGTCACCGCTATTGCTAAGGATGAAGGCCCCAAACACGCCCAGTTTGCACTTGGCTACGCTGGCTGGGCTCCCGGACAGCTCGAAGAGGAGATTAACGATAACGCTTGGCTCGTTGTTCGTGCCGATACCGGAATAATTTTTGACACCCCCGTTGAGGAGCGATGGGGCGCTACTGCCAAGCAACTTGGTATTGATCTTAATCTCATTTCATCTACGGCAGGCCATGCTTAA